From Qipengyuania soli:
TTTTCGCCCATCCGGCGCAGCGCCTCTTCACGGCGGGCACCGGCGCGTAGCTGCAAGGTTACTTCAAGAAGCATGTTGGCGACCAAGGGATGCGAGTGCACCATTTCGCGCCCTACGCGGTCCATCGCCGCTTCTAGACCGAGGCCTGCTTCCACGCAAACTAGCATAAGGTCGAGGCAATCCGGGAACCCGTTGGTGATTTCTTCCCGTCTGCGGTCCGCCTTAGCCGTAACCAGCAAGTTGGGTACGTAGAGGCCGGCGACTGCCAGACCCATACCGTAGAGATATGATTTGACCGCAGATATTTCGCCACCGCCGCCAAATCGTTGCGCGACAAAGAACAGCAGGGGCAACAGGATAACCAATGCGAACCGCGTCAGGGTGAAGACCTTCGGCGCAGACGGCGAAGTATAACCGGCGGCAGTGAGCTTGTCGCGCAGGACGTCGCCCTTGGTATCGGCCAAGCTGAGCCCTGCCCGTTCAACACGATCGGCGAGATCAGACCATGCGCTGGTACGGCGATCCTGGAGTGACTCCCTCTTGACCGCCCCGCCACCCGCGATCTGCTGGATATTGTGACGCGCCTGGATCCGCCGCGATGACAACCTGCCGAAAGTCACAACAGCGAAAATGACCAACGCGAAGATCAGCGCCAGAAGCGATATACGGGCAATCGGATTGGTGATCAGGAAATTGATCATGCTAGACCTTCAAATTGACCATGTTCTTGATCCAGAAAACGCCGACGAAGAACCAGGCGACCATCAACGGGAAGCCAATGTAGAAAATCGGATCGGTCGAGACGTCGAGATAGAACTTCGGGTTCGACGTGAAGAGGATCAGGAAAGCGATCACCGGGAGCGCTGTGAGCAGCCATCCCGTCATGCGCCCTTCGGAACTCAGTGCGCGTACCTTCAGGTACAAGGTAGCGCGCTCGCGGATGACCTTGGAAAGCGCTTCAAGAATCTCGGCGAGATTACCGCCCGTTTCATTTTGTACCGAAAGCGAGACAACGAACATGCGGATGTCGTCAAGGTCCCAGCGCTCGGCCATATCCTCGAGCGCTTCATGCAAGTCTGCACCATAGGAAATCTCGTCCGAGATCAGGCCGAATTCGGTGCCGATCGGATCGTTCATCTCTTGGGTCAGCAGGTCGATCGCCGACGAGACCGGGTGTCCAGA
This genomic window contains:
- a CDS encoding type II secretion system F family protein: MINFLITNPIARISLLALIFALVIFAVVTFGRLSSRRIQARHNIQQIAGGGAVKRESLQDRRTSAWSDLADRVERAGLSLADTKGDVLRDKLTAAGYTSPSAPKVFTLTRFALVILLPLLFFVAQRFGGGGEISAVKSYLYGMGLAVAGLYVPNLLVTAKADRRREEITNGFPDCLDLMLVCVEAGLGLEAAMDRVGREMVHSHPLVANMLLEVTLQLRAGARREEALRRMGEKSGVTEIKSFATLLIQSDKLGTSVADTLRVYSTEMREKRRLRAEEKAHRLPVLISIPLVFCMLPTMIGVLMLPGVVQIVRVIVPALGG